One Streptococcus sp. DTU_2020_1001019_1_SI_AUS_MUR_006 DNA window includes the following coding sequences:
- a CDS encoding lactose-specific PTS transporter subunit EIIC, with protein sequence MNKLIAYIEKGKPFFEKLSRNIYLRAIRDGFIAGMPVILFSSIFILIAFVPNSWGFKWSDEVVALLMKPYSYSMGILAVLVAGTTAKSLTDSVNRSMEKTNQINYMSTLLAAIVGLLMLAADPIEGGFATGFLGTKGLLSAFLAAFVTVAIYKVCVKNNVTIRMPDEVPPNISQVFKDVIPFTLSVVSLYALDLLARQFVGASVAESIGKFFAPLFSAADGYLGITIIFGAFAFFWFVGIHGPSIVEPAIAAITYANAEVNLNLLQQGMHADKILTSGTQMFIVTMGGTGATLVVPFMFMWLCKSKRNRAIGRASVVPTFFGVNEPILFGAPLVLNPIFFIPFIFAPIANVWIFKFFIETLGMNSFTANLPWTTPGPLGIVLGTNFQFLSFALAALLIVVDIAIYYPFLKVYDEQIIEEERSGKANDELKEKVAANFNTAKADAILEKAGVESAQNTITDETNVLVLCAGGGTSGLLASALNKAAAEYNVPVKAAAGGYGAHREMLPEFDLVILAPQVASNFEDMKAETDKLGIKLAKTEGAQYIKLTRDGKGALAFVQAQFD encoded by the coding sequence ATGAATAAGTTAATTGCCTATATCGAGAAAGGGAAGCCTTTCTTTGAAAAACTATCTCGAAATATCTATCTTCGTGCTATTCGTGATGGATTTATCGCTGGAATGCCAGTCATTCTCTTCTCAAGTATTTTTATCTTGATTGCTTTTGTTCCAAACTCTTGGGGCTTTAAATGGTCTGATGAAGTAGTAGCTCTTTTGATGAAACCTTACAGCTACTCTATGGGGATTCTAGCAGTCTTGGTAGCTGGTACCACTGCTAAATCTTTAACAGACTCCGTCAATCGTAGTATGGAGAAAACCAACCAAATCAACTATATGTCAACGCTATTGGCAGCTATTGTTGGTTTGCTAATGTTGGCAGCTGACCCAATCGAGGGTGGTTTTGCGACAGGATTCCTTGGAACAAAAGGGTTGCTTTCAGCCTTCCTGGCAGCTTTTGTAACTGTAGCTATCTATAAGGTTTGTGTGAAGAACAACGTTACTATTCGCATGCCTGACGAAGTTCCACCGAATATCTCACAAGTCTTTAAAGACGTTATTCCGTTTACGCTTTCAGTTGTTTCTCTTTATGCTCTTGACTTGCTCGCTCGTCAATTTGTTGGTGCAAGCGTTGCAGAATCAATTGGTAAATTCTTTGCTCCATTATTCTCAGCAGCAGACGGTTATCTTGGTATTACTATTATCTTTGGTGCTTTTGCCTTCTTCTGGTTTGTCGGTATTCACGGCCCATCTATCGTTGAACCTGCCATTGCAGCGATCACTTATGCAAATGCCGAAGTCAACTTGAACCTTCTTCAACAAGGTATGCACGCTGACAAGATTCTTACTTCTGGTACACAAATGTTTATCGTCACTATGGGTGGTACAGGAGCAACTCTTGTAGTTCCATTCATGTTTATGTGGTTGTGTAAGTCTAAGCGTAACCGTGCCATCGGACGTGCTTCAGTAGTTCCAACCTTCTTCGGTGTAAATGAACCAATCTTGTTTGGTGCACCACTTGTTTTGAACCCAATCTTCTTCATTCCATTTATCTTCGCACCTATTGCAAACGTATGGATCTTTAAGTTCTTTATCGAAACTCTTGGCATGAACTCATTTACTGCCAACCTTCCATGGACTACGCCTGGACCTCTAGGTATTGTTCTTGGTACAAACTTCCAGTTCTTGTCATTTGCTCTTGCAGCATTGTTAATCGTAGTGGATATTGCAATCTACTATCCATTCCTTAAAGTTTATGACGAACAAATTATTGAAGAAGAACGTTCAGGTAAAGCTAACGATGAATTAAAAGAAAAAGTAGCCGCAAACTTCAATACTGCTAAAGCTGATGCTATCCTTGAAAAAGCTGGAGTAGAATCAGCACAAAATACAATCACTGATGAAACAAACGTACTCGTTCTTTGTGCAGGTGGTGGAACAAGTGGACTTCTTGCAAGTGCTTTGAATAAAGCAGCAGCAGAATACAATGTTCCAGTTAAAGCTGCAGCAGGTGGCTATGGAGCCCACCGTGAAATGTTACCAGAGTTTGATTTGGTTATCTTAGCACCACAAGTTGCTTCAAACTTTGAGGATATGAAAG
- a CDS encoding PTS lactose/cellobiose transporter subunit IIA, producing MNREEVTLLGFEIVAYAGDARSKLLEALKAAEAGDFAKADSLVEEAGSCIAEAHHAQTSLLTKEAAGDDLAYSVTMMHGQDHLMTTILLKDLMHHLIELYKRGAK from the coding sequence ATGAATAGAGAAGAAGTAACATTGTTAGGTTTTGAGATTGTTGCCTATGCTGGCGATGCTCGTTCAAAACTATTGGAAGCTTTGAAGGCTGCTGAAGCAGGTGATTTTGCGAAAGCGGATAGCTTAGTTGAGGAAGCTGGTAGCTGTATCGCTGAAGCTCACCACGCGCAAACTAGCTTGTTAACTAAGGAAGCTGCAGGTGATGATTTGGCTTATAGCGTGACTATGATGCATGGCCAAGATCATCTGATGACTACAATCTTGCTAAAAGATTTGATGCATCATTTAATTGAACTTTATAAAAGAGGAGCTAAATAA